A genomic segment from Marmota flaviventris isolate mMarFla1 chromosome 7, mMarFla1.hap1, whole genome shotgun sequence encodes:
- the Tmem271 gene encoding transmembrane protein 271, producing MKWSVRGACAALSSCLLLACALSAAAVGLKCFSLGSELRGEPFRLGAAAGAFYSGLLLAAGLSLLGAALLCCGPRDAPLAGPGPAPGPGIGVPAAPEGAPEAAPGEAGAAAGPPGPVNSQNLLLLGVLVFMLGVLSAFAGAVIDGDTVSLVERKYSHYCLPQRSPAAAPSPAAAAPGPAPGAPRSRSTLDSATSAKCRQLKDYQRGLVLSTIFNSLECLLGLLSLLLVKNYKSSQARRGRRGRRRAGRALARPRGIPGLRAQPPSSRARRGRRGRRGRRLQQRPSEASILSPEESDFAAPGDCAGFAAHHAVSYINVGVFHAFDEAGVEVCCGGHPSVELPGYAPSDPDLNASYPYCCRPPCEAARPWEPRRAC from the coding sequence ATGAAGTGGAGCGTCCGCGGGGCCTGCGCCGCGCTTTCCTCCTGCCTGCTGCTCGCCTGCGCACTCAGCGCCGCCGCCGTCGGCCTTAAGTGCTTCTCGCTGGGCTCGGAGCTGCGCGGGGAGCCGTTCCGACTGGGGGCCGCAGCCGGCGCCTTCTACTCGGGGCTGCTGCTGGCTGCCGGCCTTTCACTGCTCGGCGCCGCCCTGCTCTGCTGCGGGCCCCGGGACGCGCCCCTCGCCGGGCCGGGACCGGCGCCAGGCCCGGGGATAGGGGTTCCCGCGGCTCCCGAGGGCGCTCCGGAGGCTGCACCCGGTGAGGCGGGGGCGGCGGCCGGGCCCCCGGGGCCGGTGAACAGCCAGAACCTGCTGCTGCTGGGCGTGCTTGTCTTCATGCTCGGGGTCCTGAGCGCCTTCGCGGGCGCAGTGATCGACGGCGACACGGTGTCCCTGGTGGAACGCAAGTACTCCCATTACTGCCTGCCCCAGCGCTCTCCGGCCGCAGCCCCCAGCCCCGCAGCCGCGGCCCCGGGTCCGGCCCCAGGGGCGCCGCGCTCCCGCAGCACCCTGGACAGCGCCACGTCCGCCAAGTGCCGCCAGCTGAAGGACTACCAGCGCGGCCTGGTGCTCTCTACCATCTTCAACTCGCTCGAGTGTCTGCTGGGCCTGCTCAGCCTTCTGCTGGTCAAGAACTACAAGTCGTCGCAGGCCCGGAGGGGTCGGCGCGGCCGGCGGAGGGCAGGTCGGGCCCTGGCGCGGCCCCGTGGCATCCCTGGGCTCCGTGCGCAGCCGCCATCCTCCCGCGCGCGGCGGGGACGACGGGGTCGGCGGGGGCGACGGCTGCAGCAGCGGCCGAGTGAGGCCTCCATCCTGTCCCCTGAGGAGTCCGACTTTGCCGCCCCTGGGGACTGCGCGGGCTTCGCGGCTCACCACGCAGTGTCCTACATTAACGTGGGCGTCTTCCACGCATTCGACGAGGCGGGCGTGGAGGTGTGCTGCGGCGGACACCCATCGGTGGAGCTGCCCGGGTACGCGCCCTCGGATCCCGACCTCAACGCCTCCTACCCGTACTGTTGCCGACCGCCCTGCGAGGCGGCGCGCCCCTGGGAGCCGAGGCGGGCCTGCTGA